A single genomic interval of Apis cerana isolate GH-2021 linkage group LG14, AcerK_1.0, whole genome shotgun sequence harbors:
- the LOC108001004 gene encoding CLIP-associating protein 1-A isoform X20, whose amino-acid sequence MNDTETWLSSNHRCLHRGLKKYPSIDKKLWDPSSKWILQWDNIVKHPGARARGCHCDIHKPPWLYPNLVGKISDETDRAVIKSAPVKRSAAPLKRGQFGPAKTSSSTLAQAGAVDEETFLTTFEDVPSVNLFSAKDLEEQMKIIRDNVGDDKKDWKQRTESMKKLRAIIIAGGTNYENFLENLKNVQRPFEVACTDLRSQVVREACITLAYLSQQLKNKFASFGEAVLLTLMNLIQNSAKVVATAGAVAVRFILQNTHCSRFVPIITSCLSHKSKDIRRASCEYLNLILQIWPTQILQKHVTTLQDTIKKGIADSDSEARAFARKSYWAFKDHFPEQAEALLNSLDTAYKRSLMSLSNSGSINSLNVVTRSASVSPRTSRPVMSVTDRGTSSVRSTSAIDLQAAQRAKARMMYANMSRQKASLPRPSKSPDTTAVASPERTARTRTRMSGVSQSQPSSRSGSPSSRLSYATYNREGESLIARPRRLSGHGIRSTGNSREPSPQRFGMDRSFASKIRGRSLHMSPTDRPQSRPVMAQKMLQQSREAESALADALTFENIDNYTRTPRGKGDHSDDSETSSICSERSMDSFRRPNDSFSWSGSQQRLYRDMWDQSIPKDIKEIIENCAHKHWGDRKEGLVGLQHFLSNGNTLTATELRKVTDIFTKMFMDSHTKVFSLFLDTLNELITTHSEDLGDWLYVLCARLLNKLGTDLLGSIQAKIHKTLEVVREYFPGEQLLPAVMRYLTDPTQTPNSRVKVATLMFITQIAETAQPSALNSSAGTALARLLDWSNDVKSQEVRRHAQNAVISLYNLNPPKVTMILAELPKYYQEAALPLVQNHLRKSSGSSNPASPGTPPPRAQSSPARSKGKTDIDNADENLEEVYKSLRRTTAEIQNYGFERLERATTSKDSGISNMADVEEKMEGLTLCNSGRSSSVSSPTQRGRSVTNITVNGSSDTIAGDLILPQENNGYKTHGSSPDSIKRPEVLDNMIKTLQSKMTQTEEKVSALQEFQLYVREGDALYIKQNFKKLLKTLLDSLTNDSKKMQVEVLQTLIDMLKCTELVDSFSVYPELLVLKVINAYKLDDQKQDSSSSSNSRSPVLWMAEKCAATIAMVLKPEQVIHLVSTIITTEPYPLNMGAIKMLHKVVEHWGRDAIEPHLSKVMPGLIKAYDDTESAVRKSAVFCMVAIHLAVGEELLKPHLSCLYTSKLKLLNIYIQRAQQANSQPASPRSNSKN is encoded by the exons cTCAAGCTGGTGCCGTTGATGAAGAAACTTTCCTTACAACATTCGAAGATGTGCCAtccgtaaatttattttccgcaAAAGATCTTGAAGagcaaatgaaaattataagagaTAACGTTGGTGATGATAAAAAGGATTGGAAACAAAGGACAGAAAGT atgaaaaaattgagaGCAATCATTATCGCAGGTGGTACGAATTACGAaaactttttagaaaatttgaagaatgttCAGAGACCTTTTGAAGTTGCTTGCACGGATCTTAGATCGCAAGTAGTAAGGGAGGCATGCATTACTTTAGCATATCTTAGTCAacagttaaaaaataagtttgcCAGCTTTGGAGAAGCAGTCTTACTCACCTTAATGAATCTCATACAAAATAGTGCCAAG GTTGTGGCAACAGCTGGTGCCGTAGCAGTAAGgtttattcttcaaaatacaCATTGCAGTCGTTTTGTGCCAATTATCACATCATGCTTAAGTCACAAAAGTAAAGACATACGCCGAGCTTCATGCGAAtatctaaatctaattttacaaatatggcCTActcaaatattacaaaaacacGTGACTACATTGCAAGACACGATCAAGAAAGGTATTGCAGATTCAGATTCGGAAGCGAGAGCTTTTGCTAGGAA ATCATACTGGGCATTCAAAGATCATTTCCCGGAACAAGCAGAAGCATTGCTCAATAGCCTTGACACTGCATATAAACGTTCGTTAATGTCTCTCAGCAATAGCGGTAGCATTAACAGTTTAAATGTAGTTACGAGATCAGCCAGTGTTAGTCCACGAACATCCAGACCAGTCATGAGTGTTACAG ATCGTGGAACTTCGAGTGTTAGGTCGACTAGTGCGATAGATTTACAAGCCGCACAAAGAGCTAAAGCGAGAATGATGTATGCGAACATGAGTAGACAGAAGGCATCACTTC CACGTCCTAGCAAATCACCAGACACAACTGCTGTTGCTAGTCCAGAAAGAACGGCAAGAACAAGGACTCGAATGTCTGGAGTGTCGCAATCTCAAC ctaGCAGTAGATCAGGATCGCCATCATCAAGACTGAGTTATGCAACTTATAATCGTGAAGGAGAATCGTTAATTGCAAGACCTAGACGGTTATCTGGACATGGAATCAGAAGTACCGGTAATAGTCGTGAGCCAAGCCCACAAAGGTTTGGAATGGACAGAAGTTTTGCAAGCAAAATacg ggGAAGAAGTTTACATATGTCTCCAACGGATAGACCTCAATCCAGACCAGTCATGGCACAAAAGATGTTGCAACAATCACGCGAAGCAGAATCAGCATTGGCGGATGCGCTtacgtttgaaaatattgataattatacaaGAACACCAAGAGGAAAAGGTGATCACAGCGATGATAGTGAAACTAGCAGCATATGTTCTGAACGAAGTATGGACAGTTTTAGACGACCAAACGAT TCGTTCTCATGGAGTGGCTCTCAACAAAGACTATATCGTGATATGTGGGATCAGTCTATCCCAAag GATATTAaggaaattatagaaaattgtgCACATAAACATTGGGGCGATAGAAAAGAAGGTTTAGTTGGATTAcaacattttctttcaaacgGAAATACGCTTACAGCTACGGAATTGCGAAAAGTAAcggatatttttacaaaaatgttcATGGATTCTCATACAAaagtttttagtttatttttggATACATTGAATGAACTAATAACTACTCATAGTGAAGATCTTGGCGATTGGCTTTATGTTTTATGTGCAAgacttttgaataaattaggCACTGACTTACTTGGTTCGATACAagcaaaaattcataaaacgcTTGAAGTTGTTAG AGAATATTTCCCAGGAGAGCAACTTTTACCTGCTGTAATGAGGTATTTAACAGATCCAACACAAACTCCAAATTCTCGCGTAAAAGTGGCGACGCTTATGTTTATTACACAAATAGCAGAAACGGCACAACCATCTGCACTTAATAGTTCTGCAGGAACAGCATTAGCAAGGTTACTTGATTGGTCGAATGATGTTAAAAGTCAAGAAGTCAGAAGGCATGCACAAAATGCTGTTATATcgctatataatttaaatcctcCAAAAGTGACTATGATATTAGCTGAATTACCGAAGTATTATCAG gAAGCGGCATTGCCATTAGTACAaaatcatttaagaaaatcaTCAGGTTCGAGTAATCCTGCATCTCCTGGAACTCCGCCTCCTAGAGCACAGAGCTCACCAGCTCGTTCGAAAGGTAAAACTGATATCGACAATGCGGATGAAAATTTGGAAGAAGTTTATAA ATCATTAAGACGTACAACAGctgaaatacaaaattatggTTTTGAACGTTTGGAAAGAGCAACTACTAGTAAAGATAGTGGAATCAGCAATATGGCTGatgtagaagaaaaaatggaagGACTTACATTATGCAATTCg GGTCGTTCATCTTCTGTTTCTTCTCCTACCCAAAGAGGACGATCTGTTACTAATATTACAGTAAATGGTTCAAGTGATACTATTGCAGGAGATCTGATTCTACCTCAAGAAAATAATGGTTATAAAACGCATg gTTCATCACCTGATTCGATAAAAAGGCCAGAAGTTTtagataatatgattaaaacatTACAATCTAAAATGACACAAACCGAAGAAAAAGTATCAGCATTacaagaatttcaattatacgtTCGTGAAGGAGATGCCTTGtacattaaacaaaattttaa AAAACTGCTCAAAACATTATTAGATAGTTTGACTAACGATAGTAAGAAGATGCAAGTAGAAGTACTTCAAACTCTAATTGATATGCTTAAATGTACGGAACTTGTAGATAGTTTTTCTGTTTATCCTGAATTACTGGTTTTAAAAGTGATTAACGCGTATAAGTTAGATGATCAAAAACAAGATTCTTCCAGTAGCAGTAATTCCAGATCTCca GTTCTATGGATGGCGGAAAAATGTGCTGCAACGATAGCAATGGTTTTAAAACCAGAACAAGTTATTCACTTAGTATCAACTATAATAACTACTGAACCATATCCCTTGAATATGGGTGCAATAAAAATGCTTCATAAGGTTGTGGAACATTGGGGTCGTGATGCAATAGAACCTCATTTATCAAAAGTTATGCCTGGTCTTATCAAA GCATATGATGATACTGAAAGCGCAGTACGCAAAAGTGCTGTATTCTGTATGGTAGCAATACACTTGGCAGTTGGTGAAGAGTTGTTGAAACCTCATCTCAGTTGTTTATATACCAGCAAATTGAagcttttaaacatttatatacaaCGCGCGCAACAAGCGAACAGTCAACCAGCAAGTCCACGTAGCAATAGCAAAAATTAA
- the LOC108001004 gene encoding CLIP-associating protein 1-A isoform X17, giving the protein MNDTETWLSSNHRCLHRGLKKYPSIDKKLWDPSSKWILQWDNIVKHPGARARGCHCDIHKPPWLYPNLVGKISDETDRAVIKSAPVKRSAAPLKRGQFGPAKTSSSTLAQAGAVDEETFLTTFEDVPSVNLFSAKDLEEQMKIIRDNVGDDKKDWKQRTESMKKLRAIIIAGGTNYENFLENLKNVQRPFEVACTDLRSQVVREACITLAYLSQQLKNKFASFGEAVLLTLMNLIQNSAKVVATAGAVAVRFILQNTHCSRFVPIITSCLSHKSKDIRRASCEYLNLILQIWPTQILQKHVTTLQDTIKKGIADSDSEARAFARKSYWAFKDHFPEQAEALLNSLDTAYKRSLMSLSNSGSINSLNVVTRSASVSPRTSRPVMSVTGSTENLHQTSGQPHGPLRRTPSLPRSYRQSGIPVLQRPTDSHYRGTSSVRSTSAIDLQAAQRAKARMMYANMSRQKASLPRPSKSPDTTAVASPERTARTRTRMSGVSQSQPSSRSGSPSSRLSYATYNREGESLIARPRRLSGHGIRSTGNSREPSPQRFGMDRSFASKIRGRSLHMSPTDRPQSRPVMAQKMLQQSREAESALADALTFENIDNYTRTPRGKGDHSDDSETSSICSERSMDSFRRPNDSFSWSGSQQRLYRDMWDQSIPKDIKEIIENCAHKHWGDRKEGLVGLQHFLSNGNTLTATELRKVTDIFTKMFMDSHTKVFSLFLDTLNELITTHSEDLGDWLYVLCARLLNKLGTDLLGSIQAKIHKTLEVVREYFPGEQLLPAVMRYLTDPTQTPNSRVKVATLMFITQIAETAQPSALNSSAGTALARLLDWSNDVKSQEVRRHAQNAVISLYNLNPPKVTMILAELPKYYQEAALPLVQNHLRKSSGSSNPASPGTPPPRAQSSPARSKGKTDIDNADENLEEVYNTFYRSLRRTTAEIQNYGFERLERATTSKDSGISNMADVEEKMEGLTLCNSGRSSSVSSPTQRGRSVTNITVNGSSDTIAGDLILPQENNGYKTHGSSPDSIKRPEVLDNMIKTLQSKMTQTEEKVSALQEFQLYVREGDALYIKQNFKKLLKTLLDSLTNDSKKMQVEVLQTLIDMLKCTELVDSFSVYPELLVLKVINAYKLDDQKQDSSSSSNSRSPVLWMAEKCAATIAMVLKPEQVIHLVSTIITTEPYPLNMGAIKMLHKVVEHWGRDAIEPHLSKVMPGLIKAYDDTESAVRKSAVFCMVAIHLAVGEELLKPHLSCLYTSKLKLLNIYIQRAQQANSQPASPRSNSKN; this is encoded by the exons cTCAAGCTGGTGCCGTTGATGAAGAAACTTTCCTTACAACATTCGAAGATGTGCCAtccgtaaatttattttccgcaAAAGATCTTGAAGagcaaatgaaaattataagagaTAACGTTGGTGATGATAAAAAGGATTGGAAACAAAGGACAGAAAGT atgaaaaaattgagaGCAATCATTATCGCAGGTGGTACGAATTACGAaaactttttagaaaatttgaagaatgttCAGAGACCTTTTGAAGTTGCTTGCACGGATCTTAGATCGCAAGTAGTAAGGGAGGCATGCATTACTTTAGCATATCTTAGTCAacagttaaaaaataagtttgcCAGCTTTGGAGAAGCAGTCTTACTCACCTTAATGAATCTCATACAAAATAGTGCCAAG GTTGTGGCAACAGCTGGTGCCGTAGCAGTAAGgtttattcttcaaaatacaCATTGCAGTCGTTTTGTGCCAATTATCACATCATGCTTAAGTCACAAAAGTAAAGACATACGCCGAGCTTCATGCGAAtatctaaatctaattttacaaatatggcCTActcaaatattacaaaaacacGTGACTACATTGCAAGACACGATCAAGAAAGGTATTGCAGATTCAGATTCGGAAGCGAGAGCTTTTGCTAGGAA ATCATACTGGGCATTCAAAGATCATTTCCCGGAACAAGCAGAAGCATTGCTCAATAGCCTTGACACTGCATATAAACGTTCGTTAATGTCTCTCAGCAATAGCGGTAGCATTAACAGTTTAAATGTAGTTACGAGATCAGCCAGTGTTAGTCCACGAACATCCAGACCAGTCATGAGTGTTACAG GTAGTACGGAAAATTTGCATCAAACTTCGGGTCAACCACATGGCCCACTCAGACGAACGCCGTCCTTGCCACGGTCATATCGTCAATCTGGTATCCCAGTCCTCCAAAGACCCACTGATAGTCATT ATCGTGGAACTTCGAGTGTTAGGTCGACTAGTGCGATAGATTTACAAGCCGCACAAAGAGCTAAAGCGAGAATGATGTATGCGAACATGAGTAGACAGAAGGCATCACTTC CACGTCCTAGCAAATCACCAGACACAACTGCTGTTGCTAGTCCAGAAAGAACGGCAAGAACAAGGACTCGAATGTCTGGAGTGTCGCAATCTCAAC ctaGCAGTAGATCAGGATCGCCATCATCAAGACTGAGTTATGCAACTTATAATCGTGAAGGAGAATCGTTAATTGCAAGACCTAGACGGTTATCTGGACATGGAATCAGAAGTACCGGTAATAGTCGTGAGCCAAGCCCACAAAGGTTTGGAATGGACAGAAGTTTTGCAAGCAAAATacg ggGAAGAAGTTTACATATGTCTCCAACGGATAGACCTCAATCCAGACCAGTCATGGCACAAAAGATGTTGCAACAATCACGCGAAGCAGAATCAGCATTGGCGGATGCGCTtacgtttgaaaatattgataattatacaaGAACACCAAGAGGAAAAGGTGATCACAGCGATGATAGTGAAACTAGCAGCATATGTTCTGAACGAAGTATGGACAGTTTTAGACGACCAAACGAT TCGTTCTCATGGAGTGGCTCTCAACAAAGACTATATCGTGATATGTGGGATCAGTCTATCCCAAag GATATTAaggaaattatagaaaattgtgCACATAAACATTGGGGCGATAGAAAAGAAGGTTTAGTTGGATTAcaacattttctttcaaacgGAAATACGCTTACAGCTACGGAATTGCGAAAAGTAAcggatatttttacaaaaatgttcATGGATTCTCATACAAaagtttttagtttatttttggATACATTGAATGAACTAATAACTACTCATAGTGAAGATCTTGGCGATTGGCTTTATGTTTTATGTGCAAgacttttgaataaattaggCACTGACTTACTTGGTTCGATACAagcaaaaattcataaaacgcTTGAAGTTGTTAG AGAATATTTCCCAGGAGAGCAACTTTTACCTGCTGTAATGAGGTATTTAACAGATCCAACACAAACTCCAAATTCTCGCGTAAAAGTGGCGACGCTTATGTTTATTACACAAATAGCAGAAACGGCACAACCATCTGCACTTAATAGTTCTGCAGGAACAGCATTAGCAAGGTTACTTGATTGGTCGAATGATGTTAAAAGTCAAGAAGTCAGAAGGCATGCACAAAATGCTGTTATATcgctatataatttaaatcctcCAAAAGTGACTATGATATTAGCTGAATTACCGAAGTATTATCAG gAAGCGGCATTGCCATTAGTACAaaatcatttaagaaaatcaTCAGGTTCGAGTAATCCTGCATCTCCTGGAACTCCGCCTCCTAGAGCACAGAGCTCACCAGCTCGTTCGAAAGGTAAAACTGATATCGACAATGCGGATGAAAATTTGGAAGAAGTTTATAA tactTTCTACAGATCATTAAGACGTACAACAGctgaaatacaaaattatggTTTTGAACGTTTGGAAAGAGCAACTACTAGTAAAGATAGTGGAATCAGCAATATGGCTGatgtagaagaaaaaatggaagGACTTACATTATGCAATTCg GGTCGTTCATCTTCTGTTTCTTCTCCTACCCAAAGAGGACGATCTGTTACTAATATTACAGTAAATGGTTCAAGTGATACTATTGCAGGAGATCTGATTCTACCTCAAGAAAATAATGGTTATAAAACGCATg gTTCATCACCTGATTCGATAAAAAGGCCAGAAGTTTtagataatatgattaaaacatTACAATCTAAAATGACACAAACCGAAGAAAAAGTATCAGCATTacaagaatttcaattatacgtTCGTGAAGGAGATGCCTTGtacattaaacaaaattttaa AAAACTGCTCAAAACATTATTAGATAGTTTGACTAACGATAGTAAGAAGATGCAAGTAGAAGTACTTCAAACTCTAATTGATATGCTTAAATGTACGGAACTTGTAGATAGTTTTTCTGTTTATCCTGAATTACTGGTTTTAAAAGTGATTAACGCGTATAAGTTAGATGATCAAAAACAAGATTCTTCCAGTAGCAGTAATTCCAGATCTCca GTTCTATGGATGGCGGAAAAATGTGCTGCAACGATAGCAATGGTTTTAAAACCAGAACAAGTTATTCACTTAGTATCAACTATAATAACTACTGAACCATATCCCTTGAATATGGGTGCAATAAAAATGCTTCATAAGGTTGTGGAACATTGGGGTCGTGATGCAATAGAACCTCATTTATCAAAAGTTATGCCTGGTCTTATCAAA GCATATGATGATACTGAAAGCGCAGTACGCAAAAGTGCTGTATTCTGTATGGTAGCAATACACTTGGCAGTTGGTGAAGAGTTGTTGAAACCTCATCTCAGTTGTTTATATACCAGCAAATTGAagcttttaaacatttatatacaaCGCGCGCAACAAGCGAACAGTCAACCAGCAAGTCCACGTAGCAATAGCAAAAATTAA
- the LOC108001004 gene encoding CLIP-associating protein 1-A isoform X18, with protein MNDTETWLSSNHRCLHRGLKKYPSIDKKLWDPSSKWILQWDNIVKHPGARARGCHCDIHKPPWLYPNLVGKISDETDRAVIKSAPVKRSAAPLKRGQFGPAKTSSSTLAQAGAVDEETFLTTFEDVPSVNLFSAKDLEEQMKIIRDNVGDDKKDWKQRTESMKKLRAIIIAGGTNYENFLENLKNVQRPFEVACTDLRSQVVREACITLAYLSQQLKNKFASFGEAVLLTLMNLIQNSAKVVATAGAVAVRFILQNTHCSRFVPIITSCLSHKSKDIRRASCEYLNLILQIWPTQILQKHVTTLQDTIKKGIADSDSEARAFARKSYWAFKDHFPEQAEALLNSLDTAYKRSLMSLSNSGSINSLNVVTRSASVSPRTSRPVMSVTGSTENLHQTSGQPHGPLRRTPSLPRSYRQSGIPVLQRPTDSHYRGTSSVRSTSAIDLQAAQRAKARMMYANMSRQKASLPRPSKSPDTTAVASPERTARTRTRMSGVSQSQPSSRSGSPSSRLSYATYNREGESLIARPRRLSGHGIRSTGNSREPSPQRFGMDRSFASKIRGRSLHMSPTDRPQSRPVMAQKMLQQSREAESALADALTFENIDNYTRTPRGKGDHSDDSETSSICSERSMDSFRRPNDSFSWSGSQQRLYRDMWDQSIPKDIKEIIENCAHKHWGDRKEGLVGLQHFLSNGNTLTATELRKVTDIFTKMFMDSHTKVFSLFLDTLNELITTHSEDLGDWLYVLCARLLNKLGTDLLGSIQAKIHKTLEVVREYFPGEQLLPAVMRYLTDPTQTPNSRVKVATLMFITQIAETAQPSALNSSAGTALARLLDWSNDVKSQEVRRHAQNAVISLYNLNPPKVTMILAELPKYYQEAALPLVQNHLRKSSGSSNPASPGTPPPRAQSSPARSKGKTDIDNADENLEEVYKSLRRTTAEIQNYGFERLERATTSKDSGISNMADVEEKMEGLTLCNSGRSSSVSSPTQRGRSVTNITVNGSSDTIAGDLILPQENNGYKTHGSSPDSIKRPEVLDNMIKTLQSKMTQTEEKVSALQEFQLYVREGDALYIKQNFKKLLKTLLDSLTNDSKKMQVEVLQTLIDMLKCTELVDSFSVYPELLVLKVINAYKLDDQKQDSSSSSNSRSPVLWMAEKCAATIAMVLKPEQVIHLVSTIITTEPYPLNMGAIKMLHKVVEHWGRDAIEPHLSKVMPGLIKAYDDTESAVRKSAVFCMVAIHLAVGEELLKPHLSCLYTSKLKLLNIYIQRAQQANSQPASPRSNSKN; from the exons cTCAAGCTGGTGCCGTTGATGAAGAAACTTTCCTTACAACATTCGAAGATGTGCCAtccgtaaatttattttccgcaAAAGATCTTGAAGagcaaatgaaaattataagagaTAACGTTGGTGATGATAAAAAGGATTGGAAACAAAGGACAGAAAGT atgaaaaaattgagaGCAATCATTATCGCAGGTGGTACGAATTACGAaaactttttagaaaatttgaagaatgttCAGAGACCTTTTGAAGTTGCTTGCACGGATCTTAGATCGCAAGTAGTAAGGGAGGCATGCATTACTTTAGCATATCTTAGTCAacagttaaaaaataagtttgcCAGCTTTGGAGAAGCAGTCTTACTCACCTTAATGAATCTCATACAAAATAGTGCCAAG GTTGTGGCAACAGCTGGTGCCGTAGCAGTAAGgtttattcttcaaaatacaCATTGCAGTCGTTTTGTGCCAATTATCACATCATGCTTAAGTCACAAAAGTAAAGACATACGCCGAGCTTCATGCGAAtatctaaatctaattttacaaatatggcCTActcaaatattacaaaaacacGTGACTACATTGCAAGACACGATCAAGAAAGGTATTGCAGATTCAGATTCGGAAGCGAGAGCTTTTGCTAGGAA ATCATACTGGGCATTCAAAGATCATTTCCCGGAACAAGCAGAAGCATTGCTCAATAGCCTTGACACTGCATATAAACGTTCGTTAATGTCTCTCAGCAATAGCGGTAGCATTAACAGTTTAAATGTAGTTACGAGATCAGCCAGTGTTAGTCCACGAACATCCAGACCAGTCATGAGTGTTACAG GTAGTACGGAAAATTTGCATCAAACTTCGGGTCAACCACATGGCCCACTCAGACGAACGCCGTCCTTGCCACGGTCATATCGTCAATCTGGTATCCCAGTCCTCCAAAGACCCACTGATAGTCATT ATCGTGGAACTTCGAGTGTTAGGTCGACTAGTGCGATAGATTTACAAGCCGCACAAAGAGCTAAAGCGAGAATGATGTATGCGAACATGAGTAGACAGAAGGCATCACTTC CACGTCCTAGCAAATCACCAGACACAACTGCTGTTGCTAGTCCAGAAAGAACGGCAAGAACAAGGACTCGAATGTCTGGAGTGTCGCAATCTCAAC ctaGCAGTAGATCAGGATCGCCATCATCAAGACTGAGTTATGCAACTTATAATCGTGAAGGAGAATCGTTAATTGCAAGACCTAGACGGTTATCTGGACATGGAATCAGAAGTACCGGTAATAGTCGTGAGCCAAGCCCACAAAGGTTTGGAATGGACAGAAGTTTTGCAAGCAAAATacg ggGAAGAAGTTTACATATGTCTCCAACGGATAGACCTCAATCCAGACCAGTCATGGCACAAAAGATGTTGCAACAATCACGCGAAGCAGAATCAGCATTGGCGGATGCGCTtacgtttgaaaatattgataattatacaaGAACACCAAGAGGAAAAGGTGATCACAGCGATGATAGTGAAACTAGCAGCATATGTTCTGAACGAAGTATGGACAGTTTTAGACGACCAAACGAT TCGTTCTCATGGAGTGGCTCTCAACAAAGACTATATCGTGATATGTGGGATCAGTCTATCCCAAag GATATTAaggaaattatagaaaattgtgCACATAAACATTGGGGCGATAGAAAAGAAGGTTTAGTTGGATTAcaacattttctttcaaacgGAAATACGCTTACAGCTACGGAATTGCGAAAAGTAAcggatatttttacaaaaatgttcATGGATTCTCATACAAaagtttttagtttatttttggATACATTGAATGAACTAATAACTACTCATAGTGAAGATCTTGGCGATTGGCTTTATGTTTTATGTGCAAgacttttgaataaattaggCACTGACTTACTTGGTTCGATACAagcaaaaattcataaaacgcTTGAAGTTGTTAG AGAATATTTCCCAGGAGAGCAACTTTTACCTGCTGTAATGAGGTATTTAACAGATCCAACACAAACTCCAAATTCTCGCGTAAAAGTGGCGACGCTTATGTTTATTACACAAATAGCAGAAACGGCACAACCATCTGCACTTAATAGTTCTGCAGGAACAGCATTAGCAAGGTTACTTGATTGGTCGAATGATGTTAAAAGTCAAGAAGTCAGAAGGCATGCACAAAATGCTGTTATATcgctatataatttaaatcctcCAAAAGTGACTATGATATTAGCTGAATTACCGAAGTATTATCAG gAAGCGGCATTGCCATTAGTACAaaatcatttaagaaaatcaTCAGGTTCGAGTAATCCTGCATCTCCTGGAACTCCGCCTCCTAGAGCACAGAGCTCACCAGCTCGTTCGAAAGGTAAAACTGATATCGACAATGCGGATGAAAATTTGGAAGAAGTTTATAA ATCATTAAGACGTACAACAGctgaaatacaaaattatggTTTTGAACGTTTGGAAAGAGCAACTACTAGTAAAGATAGTGGAATCAGCAATATGGCTGatgtagaagaaaaaatggaagGACTTACATTATGCAATTCg GGTCGTTCATCTTCTGTTTCTTCTCCTACCCAAAGAGGACGATCTGTTACTAATATTACAGTAAATGGTTCAAGTGATACTATTGCAGGAGATCTGATTCTACCTCAAGAAAATAATGGTTATAAAACGCATg gTTCATCACCTGATTCGATAAAAAGGCCAGAAGTTTtagataatatgattaaaacatTACAATCTAAAATGACACAAACCGAAGAAAAAGTATCAGCATTacaagaatttcaattatacgtTCGTGAAGGAGATGCCTTGtacattaaacaaaattttaa AAAACTGCTCAAAACATTATTAGATAGTTTGACTAACGATAGTAAGAAGATGCAAGTAGAAGTACTTCAAACTCTAATTGATATGCTTAAATGTACGGAACTTGTAGATAGTTTTTCTGTTTATCCTGAATTACTGGTTTTAAAAGTGATTAACGCGTATAAGTTAGATGATCAAAAACAAGATTCTTCCAGTAGCAGTAATTCCAGATCTCca GTTCTATGGATGGCGGAAAAATGTGCTGCAACGATAGCAATGGTTTTAAAACCAGAACAAGTTATTCACTTAGTATCAACTATAATAACTACTGAACCATATCCCTTGAATATGGGTGCAATAAAAATGCTTCATAAGGTTGTGGAACATTGGGGTCGTGATGCAATAGAACCTCATTTATCAAAAGTTATGCCTGGTCTTATCAAA GCATATGATGATACTGAAAGCGCAGTACGCAAAAGTGCTGTATTCTGTATGGTAGCAATACACTTGGCAGTTGGTGAAGAGTTGTTGAAACCTCATCTCAGTTGTTTATATACCAGCAAATTGAagcttttaaacatttatatacaaCGCGCGCAACAAGCGAACAGTCAACCAGCAAGTCCACGTAGCAATAGCAAAAATTAA